One segment of Mercenaria mercenaria strain notata unplaced genomic scaffold, MADL_Memer_1 contig_574, whole genome shotgun sequence DNA contains the following:
- the LOC128554622 gene encoding uncharacterized protein LOC128554622, translated as MADKYYRLVCFVVNICPEPLRQFFIKLANQDAGSSYTTVDAYLAYRRSDVMQLKKKKRIREDQYDLLYPGQGTADVDQWDVTLLVTLLTEMFETSMQPLDIFLMKNEIRGIRNELQHLPNTSNMTDKEFDDYWGRLDTAIIAIAKQVFSAGREELFRKKIENAKSNNLPNLGDTLRQWYEETIKQMQSKLDDIESNTKETTSVLRQVTVQKPGPSGDKNKRIKTADGILAKLQASFETTMNELPEDFNAPSEVADIRTKLRNNHYVVVTGSYNSRYFETALAAIKGMCYNTKRSVEMHESSDWRHIDPEDVGFVLCRNPFGSFSYDENKAKAMSDIFNSMMHTTKGDENKTLDLVIVTDLTVLNECKQYHDHDILEEIVKVFDDTSESQPADLTLGSRNQNMISNCSPVANNLGVLTSNFLKQYSISSSQVDASVIKEAKDKFKAKKAIVITGPRKCGKTSVAVALASSYQPSQCSLLTEPNDFKKIDFQNICLIIIDEFAGKYCYDERYVYNWFSMFDHLYNAIMAGQINVIITCKKGKLDKCCTEISSHPVLYHRVDMPARTTVIKQEMVLQNTEHTLSVVDSPDRSVNYSAIMDTSRTGIAGAFNTQYGNGKPTTILRLPQVGTAQDQDISPIGIQGSVQNFMTSRNLFPTTSNNILPAQALSTERGARYVDNYADQQLQVHMVDSKGEYSGPLTCVLEQTEERQICDCQKTERQDLTISRNGIAGIVFAELSRLCSTNSIKEDDGNSVLLFTIKCNNVFFLSKDVDVMCFVYKTLLVTHDQARIPGAQRLTGSHVWSVKDKYKSNIRVKGDRSECDIHGCCLLPSGEILLADYTNKRLKKLDTRYQVISVCDMPISPYDVCYIGNNVAVVALSNNKLQFVDVKGGMTLTKSVDTDHICWGLAYGNNQLYVTDHRSVYIYSKDGIKQRILYTHQSGYTNFQNIALSDDGSLIYISKWAGELVTIDSSGNHLYTFTDSELGGAGGVCVDGEGHVLVSDLSSNKILQLSSDGKKRLGIISHGSDYAYMTRTFCFDKQNAALVAAGYDDNVMVLKLQ; from the exons TTGCGTACAGGCGGTCGGATGTGATGCAGCTGAAAAAGAAGAAAAGGATCAGAGAAGATCAGTATGATTTACTGTATCCTGGTCAAGGGACCGCTGATGTTGACCAATGGGATGTTACACTTCTTGTTACATTACTTACGGAAATGTTCGAAACAAGCATGCAACCGCTTGATATATTTCTCATGAAGAATGAAATTCGCGGGATACGTAACGAGTTGCAGCATCTCCCAAACACTTCAAATATGACAGACAAAGAGTTTGATGACTACTGGGGACGTCTTGACACTGCCATTATTGCTATAGCAAAGCAGGTGTTTAGTGCGGGGCGTGAAGAATTGTTtcgaaagaaaattgaaaatgctaAAAGCAATAACCTTCCAAACCTTGGGGATACTCTACGCCAGTGGTACGAAGAAACCATTAAACAAATGCAAAGCAAGTTAGATGACATCGAGTCAAATACCAAGGAGACGACTTCAGTTCTTCGACAAGTGACTGTTCAAAAACCCGGACCTTCAG GcgacaaaaataaaagaattaaaactgCCGATGGCATACTGGCAAAGCTTCAAG CCAGTTTTGAAACGACAATGAATGAATTACCAGAAGATTTCAATGCACCTTCAGAAGTTGCCGACATCCGAACAAAACTTAGAAACAATCACTACGTGGTTGTAACCGGAAGTTACAATAGTCGTTATTTTGAAACAGCACTTGCAGCCATTAAAGGAATGTGTTATAATACCAAACGAAGTGTCGAGATGCACGAGTCGTCGGACTGGCGCCATATCGACCCCGAAGACGTTGGCTTCGTCCTATGCAGAAATCCGTTTGGAAGTTTTTCGTATGATGAAAACAAAGCTAAAGCTATGTCAGATATATTCAACAGCATGATGCATACAACAAAAGGTGATGAGAACAAAACTTTAGACCTAGTCATAGTAACAGACCTGACGGTTCTAAATGAGTGCAAACAATATCATGATCATGACATCCTGGAAGAAATAGTAAAGGTTTTTGATGATACAAGTGAATCACAACCGGCGGACCTTACGCTTG GGAGTAGAAATCAGAATATGATCTCGAACTGTTCTCCAGTTGCCAACAACTTGGGAG TACTGACGAGCAACTTCTTGAAGCAGTATAGCATTTCCAGCAGTCAAGTAGATGCAAGCGTAATTAAAGAGGCAAAGGACAAATTTAAAGCAAAGAAAGCCATCGTGATCACTGGGCCGAGAAAATGCGGAAAAACATCAGTAGCAGTTGCGTTGGCGTCTTCTTATCAGCCTTCACAATGTTCGCTTCTTACAGAACCAAACGATTTTAAGAAAATTGACTTTCAAAACATATGCTTGATCATTATTGATGAGTTTGCCGGAAAGTATTGTTACGATGAGAGATACGTTTACAACTGGTTTAGCATGTTTGATCATTTGTATAATGCCATTATGGCAGGACAGATAAACGTGATAATCACGTGCAAAAAAGGCAAACTGGACAAATGTTGCACAGAGATTTCATCACATCCTGTTCTTTACCACAGAGTAGACATGCCAGCACGTACCACTGTCATTAAACAGGAGATGGTACTTCAAAATACAGAAC ATACTTTAAGCGTCGTGGACAGCCCTGACAGATCTGTAAATTATAGTGCGATTATGGACACAAGTCGTACGGGAATTGCGGGAGCATTTAACACACAGTATGGCAATGGCAAACCGACCACCATACTGAGATTGCCACAAGTAGGCACAGCTCAAGACCAAGACATCTCCCCTATAGGAATACAGGGATCGGTACAGAACTTCATGACCAGTAGAAATCTGTTTCCCACTACTTCGAACAATATTCTTCCAGCACAGGCATTATCAACAGAAAGAGGAG CAAG aTATGTAGACAACTATGCGGATCAACAATTACAGGTACATATGGTGGACTCAAAAGGGGAATATTCGGGACCTTTAACATGTGTGTTAGAACAAACAGAGGAAAGACAAATTTGCGATTGCCAAAAGACAGAGCGGCAGGACTTAACCATTTCTCGTAATGGGATTGCCGGCATCGTGTTTGCAGAACTTTCACGACTGTGCAGCACAAACAGTATCAAAGAGGATG ATGGGAACTCTGTGTTGTTGTTCACTATAAAATGTAACAACGTTTTCTTCCTGTCTAAAGACGTAGATGTCATGTGCTTTGTTTATAAAACGCTGCT AGTAACACATGACCAGGCAAGAATTCCAGGTGCACAGAGATTAACAGGTTCACATGTATGGTCAGTCAAGGATAAATATAAGAGTAACATCCGGGTAAAAGGTGACAGATCTGAATGTGATATCCATGGTTGTTGTCTTTTACCTTCTGGAGAGATTCTGCTAGCAGACTACACAAACAAAAGACTGAAGAAACTTGATACCAGGTACCAGGTGATCAGTGTGTGTGATATGCCTATATCTCCCTATGATGTTTGTTATATCGGTAACAATGTAGCTGTAGTAGCACTGTCCAACAATAAACTGCAGTTTGTAGATGTAAAGGGAGGTATGACACTTACCAAGTCTGTTGATACAGATCATATTTGTTGGGGACTGGCCTATGGTAATAACCAGTTATATGTTACAGATCACAGGTCCGTCTATATATACAGTAAAGACGGTATAAAGCAGCGTATTCTATATACTCATCAGTCTGGTTATACTAACTTCCAAAATATTGCACTCAGTGATGATGGCAGTTTGATATACATCTCAAAATGGGCTGGTGAACTTGTTACCATTGACAGCTCAGGAAACCACCTGTACACATTTACTGATTCAGAACTCGGTGGAGCCGGTGGAGTTTGTGTAGATGGTGAAGGTCATGTCTTAGTATCTGACTTATCCTCAAACAAGATACTACAACTTAGTTCTGATGGTAAGAAGAGACTGGGAATCATATCACACGGATCTGATTACGCATACATGACaagaacattttgttttgataaacaaaatgCAGCCTTGGTAGCAGCTGGCTATGATGATAACGTTATGGTTTTAAAACTGCAGTGA